In Melanotaenia boesemani isolate fMelBoe1 chromosome 7, fMelBoe1.pri, whole genome shotgun sequence, a single window of DNA contains:
- the igbp1 gene encoding immunoglobulin-binding protein 1 produces the protein MAESCNGAPQPLTSDAELGKLPDLLERGWKIFEEVDGTSEPLGSSSVQVRVKRAISMLEEASRMVAQLDLFSRNEELEEISTADLKYLLLPALLGALHMKQTSRDKRLEIVQTARVYFLDFLRRCNDYSIAQVHLPESAREDTPDEDSSDHGCPKAQSVPAGPSDLVAMAAKRQSKIERYRQRKDLEARLSDVRRMVESGQADDEVSRDFYLLNVRRWVTVCLEEVESIDQEVEILRNMDVLKQGPSKHPTQPARQPMKPFILTRDAVQAQVFGAGYPSLPTMTVDDWYEQHTKHGALPDQGVPRRVAVEDDADAQERAEEDKEQRAENDEQESLQKARDWDEWKDSHRRGYGNRQNMG, from the exons ATGGCGGAGAGCTGCAACGGTGCGCCACAGCCGCTAACTTCAGACGCAGAGCTTGGGAAGTTACCTGACTTACTGGAGCGTGGTTGGAAGATATTTGAAGAGGTGGACGGTACCAGTGAGCCTCTGGGCTCCAGCAGCGTCCAGGTCCGGGTTAAACGCGCCATCAGCATGCTGGAAGAAGCGTCCAGAATGGTGGCTCAGCTCGACCTGTTCAGCCGCAAcgaggagctggaggagatcTCCACCGCAGACCTGAAGTACCTGCTGCTGCCCGCCCTTCTCGGAGCCCTGCACATGAAGCAGACCAGCCGGGACAAGCGGCTGGAGATCGTCCAGACCGCCCGAGTTTACTTCCTGGACTTCCTGAGGCGATGCAACGACTACAGCATAGCACAGGTTCACCTGCCAGAGTCAGCCCGAGAAGACACACCTGACGAGGACTCCTCTGACCATGGCTGTCCCAAAGCTCAG TCTGTCCCTGCAGGCCCATCAGAcctggttgccatggcagcaaaGAGACAGTCTAAGATCGAGCGGTATCGACAGAGGAAGGACCTGGAGGCCAGATTGTCAGACGTACGAAGAATGGTGGAGAGCGGACAGGCCGACGACGAAGTCAGCAGAGATTTTTATCTCCTGAACGTGCGGAGATGGGTCACAGTGTGtctggaggaggtggagagcATCGACCAGGAGGTGGAGATCCTCAGGAACATGGATGTTCTGAAGCAGGGGCCCAGCAAGCATCCCACTCAGCCCGCCAGGCAGCCCATGAAGCCCTTCATCCTCACCAGAGATGCTGTTCAG GCTCAGGTGTTCGGAGCCGGTTATCCCAGCCTTCCCACTATGACAGTGGACGACTGGTACGAGCAGCACACCAAACACGGAGCGCTACCTGATCAGGGCGTTCCCAGGCGGGTCGCCGTGGAGGACGACGCTGATGCACAGGAGAGGGCAGAAGAAGACAAGGAGCAAAGGGCTGAGAACGATGAGCAGGAGTCTCTGCAGAAAGCCAGAGACTGGGACGAGTGGAAGGACAGTCACAGGAGAGGGTACGGGAACCGGCAGAACATGGGCTAA